A genomic stretch from Microbacterium proteolyticum includes:
- a CDS encoding ABC transporter ATP-binding protein codes for MKLELRGITKTFGSLVANDHIDLTVEAGEIHCLLGENGAGKSTLMNVLYGLYQADGGEILLNDTVQHFAGPGDAMRAGIGMVHQHFMLIPVFTVAENVMLGHEPTTFGGRLDLNAARAKVREISDRFGFDVDPDALVDDLPVGVQQRVEIIKALSRDAKVLVFDEPTAVLTPQETDELMAIMRQLKAAGTSIVFITHKLREVREVADRITVIRLGKVVGEAEPTASNAELASLMVGRAVELTVQKDAPTLGEVGLSVTGLTVVDAIGQVVVNDVSFDVRRGEVLAIAGVQGNGQTELTEALVGLQERVEGSIVLDGTELNGSSVRAVLDAGVGFVPEDRKEDGLVGEFSIAENLMLDRADGAPFVKSGALQLSTLAAFARDKVAEFDVRTPSIETPVGRLSGGNQQKVVLARELSRDLRLFVAAQPTRGVDVGSIEFIHKRVVETRDAGVPVIVVSTELDEVTALADRIMVMYRGRVVGIVPGDTSRDVLGLMMAGEAPQNEGVAA; via the coding sequence ATGAAGCTCGAACTCCGCGGGATCACGAAAACCTTCGGATCCCTGGTGGCGAACGACCACATCGACCTCACGGTGGAGGCGGGCGAGATCCACTGCCTGCTCGGTGAGAACGGTGCCGGCAAGTCGACCCTGATGAACGTGCTCTACGGCCTCTATCAGGCCGACGGCGGCGAGATCCTGCTGAACGACACGGTGCAGCACTTCGCCGGTCCGGGCGATGCGATGCGTGCGGGCATCGGCATGGTCCATCAGCACTTCATGCTCATCCCCGTCTTCACCGTCGCCGAGAACGTCATGCTCGGCCACGAGCCCACCACCTTCGGGGGGCGGCTCGACCTGAACGCCGCGCGGGCGAAGGTGAGGGAGATCTCCGACCGCTTCGGGTTCGACGTCGACCCCGACGCGCTCGTCGACGACCTGCCGGTCGGCGTGCAGCAGCGCGTCGAGATCATCAAGGCGCTCTCGCGCGATGCGAAGGTGCTCGTCTTCGACGAGCCGACCGCCGTGCTGACCCCGCAGGAGACCGACGAGCTCATGGCGATCATGCGCCAGCTCAAGGCCGCCGGCACCTCCATCGTCTTCATCACGCACAAGCTGCGCGAGGTCCGCGAGGTCGCGGACCGCATCACCGTCATCCGTCTGGGCAAGGTGGTCGGCGAAGCCGAGCCCACCGCATCGAACGCCGAGCTCGCTTCGCTCATGGTCGGCCGTGCGGTCGAACTCACCGTGCAGAAGGATGCGCCCACCCTCGGCGAGGTGGGGCTGTCGGTCACCGGGCTGACGGTCGTCGACGCGATCGGCCAGGTCGTCGTCAACGACGTCAGCTTCGACGTGCGTCGCGGGGAAGTGCTCGCGATCGCCGGCGTGCAGGGCAACGGTCAGACCGAGCTCACCGAGGCGTTGGTGGGTCTGCAGGAACGCGTGGAGGGCTCGATCGTGCTCGACGGGACGGAACTGAACGGGTCGTCGGTGCGCGCGGTGCTGGACGCCGGCGTCGGGTTCGTCCCCGAGGACCGCAAGGAGGACGGCCTGGTGGGGGAGTTCTCGATCGCGGAGAACCTCATGCTCGACCGGGCGGACGGCGCGCCCTTCGTCAAGAGCGGCGCACTGCAGCTGAGCACGCTCGCAGCCTTCGCTCGCGACAAGGTCGCCGAGTTCGACGTGCGCACCCCCTCCATCGAGACGCCCGTCGGACGCCTCTCGGGGGGTAACCAGCAGAAGGTGGTGCTCGCCCGCGAGCTGAGCCGCGACCTTCGACTCTTCGTCGCCGCCCAGCCCACTCGCGGCGTCGACGTGGGCTCGATCGAGTTCATCCACAAGCGCGTCGTCGAGACCCGCGACGCAGGCGTCCCGGTCATCGTCGTCTCGACCGAGCTCGACGAGGTCACCGCGCTCGCCGACCGGATCATGGTGATGTACCGGGGCCGGGTCGTCGGCATCGTCCCCGGCGACACCTCGCGCGACGTGCTGGGCCTCATGATGGCCGGCGAAGCGCCCCAGAACGAAGGAGTCGCCGCGTGA
- the sdhA gene encoding succinate dehydrogenase flavoprotein subunit, whose product MSTQTSSDSIVKDGVHYHQFDVVIVGAGGAGMRAAIEAGPGAKTAVISKLYPTRSHTGAAQGGMAAALANVEEDSWEWHTFDTIKGGDYLVDQDAAEILAKEAIDAVIDLENMGLPFNRTPEGKIDQRRFGGHTADHGKTPVRRACYAADRTGHMILQTLFQNCVKLGINFFNEFYVLDLITVKDAAGKTQVAGVVAYDLATGELHVFQSKAVVFATGGFGKIFKTTSNAHTLTGDGVGIVWRKGLPLEDMEFFQFHPTGLAGLGILLTEGARGEGAILRNASGERFMERYAPTIKDLAPRDIVARCMVQEVAEGRGAGPHRDYVLLDCTHLGAEVLETKLPDITEFARTYLGVDPVVEPVPVMPTAHYAMGGIPTNIKAEVLADNDTVVPGLYAAGECACVSVHGSNRLGTNSLLDINVFGKRAGRNAVEYVKTADFVPLPEDPAAEVRGLIEGLRNNSGTERIAVLRKTLQDEMDKGAQVFRTHESLAHVMDVIADLRERYKNIHVDDKGKRFNTDLLEAVELGFLLDLAEVVVYSAQNREESRGGHMRDDFPTRDDEKYMQHTMAYLSGDPHSSHPADHIELGWKPVVFTKNEAGELRYPPLERKY is encoded by the coding sequence GTGAGCACTCAGACTTCCTCGGACTCGATCGTCAAGGACGGCGTCCACTACCACCAGTTCGACGTGGTCATCGTCGGCGCCGGCGGTGCGGGCATGCGCGCGGCCATCGAGGCCGGTCCCGGCGCGAAGACCGCCGTCATCTCCAAGCTCTACCCCACCCGCTCGCACACCGGTGCGGCGCAGGGCGGCATGGCGGCGGCGCTCGCCAACGTCGAAGAGGACTCGTGGGAGTGGCACACCTTCGACACCATCAAGGGCGGCGACTACCTCGTCGACCAGGATGCCGCGGAGATCCTCGCCAAAGAGGCGATCGACGCCGTCATCGACCTCGAGAACATGGGCCTGCCGTTCAACCGCACGCCCGAGGGCAAGATCGACCAGCGCCGCTTCGGCGGCCACACGGCCGATCACGGCAAGACCCCCGTGCGCCGCGCGTGCTACGCCGCCGACCGTACGGGTCACATGATCCTGCAGACGCTGTTCCAGAACTGCGTCAAGCTCGGCATCAACTTCTTCAACGAGTTCTACGTGCTCGACCTCATCACGGTGAAGGATGCCGCGGGCAAGACGCAGGTCGCCGGCGTCGTCGCCTACGACCTCGCCACCGGCGAGCTGCACGTGTTCCAGTCGAAGGCCGTCGTCTTCGCGACCGGCGGCTTCGGCAAGATCTTCAAGACCACCTCGAACGCCCACACCCTCACCGGTGACGGCGTCGGCATCGTGTGGCGCAAGGGTCTGCCGCTGGAGGACATGGAGTTCTTCCAGTTCCACCCCACCGGGCTCGCGGGTCTCGGCATCCTGCTCACCGAGGGTGCCCGCGGTGAGGGCGCGATCCTGCGCAACGCCAGCGGTGAGCGCTTCATGGAGCGCTACGCCCCCACCATCAAGGACCTCGCGCCCCGCGACATCGTCGCCCGCTGCATGGTGCAGGAGGTGGCCGAGGGCCGCGGCGCCGGCCCCCACCGCGACTACGTGCTGCTGGACTGCACGCACCTGGGCGCCGAGGTTCTCGAGACCAAGCTCCCCGACATCACCGAATTCGCGCGCACCTACCTCGGTGTCGACCCGGTCGTCGAGCCGGTGCCCGTCATGCCGACCGCGCACTACGCGATGGGCGGCATCCCCACCAACATCAAGGCCGAGGTGCTCGCCGACAACGACACCGTCGTTCCGGGCCTCTACGCCGCCGGCGAGTGCGCGTGCGTTTCGGTGCACGGCTCCAACCGCCTCGGCACCAACTCGCTGCTCGACATCAACGTCTTCGGCAAGCGCGCCGGCCGCAACGCCGTCGAGTACGTCAAGACGGCCGACTTCGTGCCGCTGCCCGAAGACCCCGCCGCCGAGGTGCGCGGCCTCATCGAGGGCCTGCGCAACAACAGCGGCACCGAGCGCATCGCGGTGCTGCGCAAGACCCTGCAGGACGAGATGGACAAGGGCGCGCAGGTGTTCCGCACGCACGAGTCCCTCGCCCACGTCATGGATGTGATCGCCGACCTGCGAGAGCGCTACAAGAACATCCACGTCGACGACAAGGGCAAGCGGTTCAACACCGACCTGCTCGAGGCCGTCGAACTCGGCTTCCTGCTCGACCTCGCCGAGGTCGTCGTCTACTCGGCGCAGAACCGCGAAGAGAGCCGTGGCGGTCACATGCGCGACGACTTCCCCACGCGCGACGACGAGAAGTACATGCAGCACACCATGGCGTACCTGTCGGGAGACCCCCACTCGTCGCACCCGGCCGATCACATCGAGCTCGGCTGGAAGCCCGTGGTCTTCACCAAGAACGAGGCGGGCGAATTGCGCTACCCGCCGCTGGAGAGGAAGTACTGA
- a CDS encoding mannose-1-phosphate guanylyltransferase, translating into MADPAIDDFYAVIPAGGIGSRLWPLSRADAPKFLHDLTGSGQTLLRDTWDRLAPLSGEGRIAVVTGRAHRAAVERELPGVPDHNVFLESEPRDSSAAIGLAAAILVRREPDVIIGSFAADHVIRQTRQFEFAVRQAAAVAREGYICTIGIQPAEPSVGFGYIKQSGELIVDGAPEAYMVERFVEKPDLDTAKQYFADRSYLWNAGMFITRADVLLAELAVNEPELHAGLIELAEAWDDRDRRGPAVDRIWPGLKKIAIDYSVAEPAAEKGRLAVIPGHFDWDDVGDFASLSKLNSGGGRNELAILGEDARVLSDASSGIVVSQTKRVISLIGVRDIVVVDTPDALLVTTTENAQRVKGVVDALKLTGRGDVL; encoded by the coding sequence ATGGCTGATCCCGCTATCGACGACTTCTACGCCGTGATCCCCGCCGGGGGGATCGGCAGCCGCCTCTGGCCGCTTTCGCGGGCGGACGCCCCCAAGTTCCTCCACGATCTCACCGGCTCGGGGCAGACGCTGCTGCGCGACACGTGGGACCGGCTCGCCCCGCTCTCCGGCGAGGGGCGCATCGCCGTCGTGACGGGTCGCGCCCACCGGGCCGCCGTCGAGCGCGAGCTGCCGGGCGTGCCCGATCACAACGTCTTCCTCGAGTCCGAGCCGCGCGACTCGTCGGCGGCCATCGGCCTCGCGGCGGCCATCCTGGTGCGCCGCGAGCCCGACGTGATCATCGGTTCGTTCGCGGCCGACCACGTCATCCGTCAGACGCGGCAGTTCGAGTTCGCGGTGCGCCAGGCGGCGGCCGTGGCGCGCGAGGGATACATCTGCACCATCGGCATCCAGCCGGCCGAGCCCTCGGTGGGCTTCGGCTACATCAAGCAGTCCGGCGAGCTCATCGTCGACGGCGCTCCCGAGGCCTACATGGTCGAGCGATTCGTGGAGAAGCCCGACCTCGACACGGCCAAGCAGTACTTCGCCGACCGGTCCTATCTCTGGAACGCCGGCATGTTCATCACCCGCGCCGACGTGCTGCTCGCCGAGCTCGCCGTGAACGAGCCGGAGCTGCATGCCGGGCTGATCGAGCTCGCCGAGGCCTGGGACGACCGCGACCGTCGCGGCCCCGCGGTCGACCGCATCTGGCCGGGTCTGAAGAAGATCGCCATCGATTACTCGGTCGCCGAGCCGGCTGCCGAGAAGGGCCGTCTCGCCGTCATTCCCGGGCACTTCGACTGGGACGACGTGGGAGACTTCGCGAGCCTGTCGAAGCTCAACTCCGGCGGGGGGCGCAACGAGCTCGCCATCCTCGGCGAGGACGCCCGCGTGCTCTCCGACGCCTCCAGCGGCATCGTCGTCTCGCAGACCAAGCGCGTCATCAGCCTCATCGGCGTGCGCGACATCGTCGTGGTCGACACCCCCGACGCCCTCCTGGTCACCACGACCGAGAACGCCCAGCGCGTCAAGGGTGTCGTCGATGCGTTGAAGCTCACCGGTCGCGGCGACGTCCTCTGA
- a CDS encoding exodeoxyribonuclease III encodes MARSVRIVSVNVNGIRAAVRKGMTEWLDASGADIVALQEVRATAEQLAEALPGWEVVNDESLQKGRAGVAIISRLPGVETRTHLGPEPLDASGRWIETDFDIDGETVTVISAYVHSGEVDTPKQEAKWQFLDAMERRLAELGDATELAVVMGDLNVGHRELDIKNWKGNRKNAGFLPRERAYFDRFFGPAGEQVQGADGSTGTGLGWVDVGRRHAGEVEGPYTWWSMRGKAFDNDSGWRIDYHVVTPALAERVTDYRVDRAPSYDTRWSDHSPVVVDYTLGRS; translated from the coding sequence GTGGCTCGTTCCGTGCGTATCGTCTCCGTCAACGTCAATGGCATCCGTGCCGCCGTCCGCAAGGGCATGACCGAGTGGCTCGACGCCTCGGGCGCCGACATCGTCGCCCTGCAAGAGGTGCGCGCGACCGCCGAGCAGCTGGCCGAGGCCCTGCCCGGGTGGGAGGTCGTCAACGACGAGTCCCTGCAGAAGGGGCGCGCGGGCGTCGCCATCATCAGCCGCCTGCCCGGTGTCGAGACGCGCACGCATCTCGGCCCCGAACCGCTCGACGCGTCGGGGCGGTGGATCGAGACCGACTTCGACATCGACGGCGAGACCGTCACCGTCATCAGCGCCTATGTGCACAGCGGCGAAGTCGACACCCCGAAGCAGGAGGCGAAGTGGCAGTTCCTGGATGCCATGGAGCGCCGCCTGGCGGAGCTCGGCGACGCGACCGAGCTGGCGGTCGTCATGGGCGACCTGAACGTCGGGCACCGCGAGCTCGACATCAAGAACTGGAAGGGCAATCGGAAGAACGCCGGCTTCCTCCCGCGCGAGCGGGCATACTTCGACCGGTTCTTCGGCCCCGCGGGGGAACAGGTCCAGGGTGCCGACGGCTCCACCGGCACGGGCCTGGGGTGGGTCGACGTCGGTCGTCGGCACGCCGGCGAGGTCGAGGGTCCGTATACGTGGTGGTCGATGCGCGGGAAGGCCTTCGACAACGACTCGGGCTGGCGCATCGATTACCACGTCGTCACGCCCGCCCTCGCGGAGCGCGTGACGGACTACCGGGTCGACCGGGCCCCGTCGTACGACACCCGGTGGAGCGACCACTCCCCCGTCGTCGTCGACTACACGCTCGGGCGGTCGTGA
- a CDS encoding YihY/virulence factor BrkB family protein → MTESRPDARPLPAVRDEEAPLRARLEAAQTAVRERLDQPIARAARIARWFPIRVWRHFLQHNGFLLAAGMSYQALFAVFSALYLAFAAVGLWLGGSRQAVEGLIRIVNGYIPGLVSDNGLVKPEQVEEATQQSGSLLTITGGVAVVVVVWTAIGFVTFTRRAVRDTFGLPFDTRNYVMLKARDFLASVLFGLSLLAGALLGTVTTGAIDLVFALIGWDRESAGWILGARAVSLVVAFGINTVALAALFRFLTGTSLSWRRAWPGAIVGATGTVLLQVGAGFLVVYTPTNPLLSTFTVLIGFLLWFRFIGIVILVSAAWIAVAAGDRDVPLRSPEDRRAMEQAALVIAAQVGVREAEKALALARWPWRRRARRRLAAAQKALARAEADVPAPRRVSLIPE, encoded by the coding sequence GTGACCGAGAGCCGCCCCGACGCCCGCCCGCTGCCCGCGGTGCGCGACGAGGAGGCACCGCTGCGCGCACGTCTGGAGGCGGCGCAGACGGCCGTGCGCGAGCGCCTCGATCAGCCGATCGCCCGGGCGGCCAGGATCGCTCGGTGGTTCCCGATCCGGGTGTGGCGGCACTTCCTGCAGCACAACGGCTTCCTGCTGGCGGCGGGCATGAGCTATCAGGCGCTCTTCGCCGTGTTCTCGGCGCTTTACCTGGCGTTCGCCGCCGTGGGTCTCTGGCTCGGCGGCAGCAGGCAGGCGGTGGAAGGCCTGATCCGGATCGTCAACGGCTACATCCCCGGCCTCGTCAGTGACAACGGCCTCGTCAAGCCCGAGCAGGTCGAGGAGGCGACGCAGCAGAGCGGGAGCCTGCTGACGATCACCGGCGGTGTCGCCGTCGTGGTGGTCGTCTGGACGGCCATCGGCTTCGTGACCTTCACCCGCCGCGCGGTGCGCGACACCTTCGGCCTGCCGTTCGACACGCGCAACTACGTCATGCTCAAGGCCCGCGATTTCCTGGCATCCGTGCTGTTCGGCCTCTCGCTGCTCGCCGGCGCCCTGCTCGGCACCGTGACGACCGGTGCCATCGACCTCGTCTTCGCCCTCATCGGGTGGGATCGGGAGAGCGCGGGCTGGATCCTGGGCGCGCGGGCGGTGTCGCTGGTGGTCGCGTTCGGCATCAACACGGTCGCCCTCGCCGCCCTGTTCCGCTTCCTGACCGGCACCAGCCTGTCGTGGCGGCGGGCGTGGCCGGGCGCGATCGTCGGGGCGACGGGGACGGTGCTGCTGCAGGTGGGAGCCGGCTTCCTCGTGGTGTACACGCCCACCAATCCGCTGCTGTCCACCTTCACGGTGCTCATCGGGTTCCTGCTGTGGTTCCGCTTCATCGGCATCGTCATCCTGGTGTCGGCCGCGTGGATCGCCGTGGCCGCCGGAGATCGCGACGTGCCGCTGCGCTCGCCCGAGGATCGCCGCGCGATGGAGCAGGCCGCGCTGGTCATCGCCGCGCAGGTGGGGGTGCGCGAGGCCGAGAAGGCGCTGGCGCTCGCACGCTGGCCGTGGCGCCGGCGGGCTCGCCGCCGGCTCGCCGCGGCGCAGAAGGCCCTGGCCCGGGCCGAGGCCGACGTGCCCGCGCCGCGTCGGGTGTCGCTCATTCCCGAGTGA
- the trpS gene encoding tryptophan--tRNA ligase — MTQQRLYSGMQPSADSLQIGNYIGALLQWRNLQDEYDAFFSVVDLHALTQPGDPAERREKTRRTAAQYIAAGIEPSRSTLYVQSHVPAHAELQWVLSTMTGFGEAGRMTQFKDKSARYGADATNVGLFTYPVLMAADILLYQTDVVPVGDDQKQHIELTRDLAERFNQRFGETFTVPKPVIQRETARIYDLQNPTSKMSKSAESDAGVLWLLDEPKVSAKKIMRAVTDSEGAVRFDRDEKPGVSNLLVIYSALTGREIGSIEDEYAGRGYGDFKKGLAEVVVNEFEPVRERALELLADPAELDRVLAVNADKAASVAEKTLADVYDRIGLLRRG; from the coding sequence GTGACTCAGCAGCGCCTCTACTCCGGAATGCAGCCCTCCGCCGACAGCCTCCAGATCGGCAACTACATCGGGGCTCTCCTGCAGTGGCGCAACCTGCAAGACGAGTACGACGCGTTCTTCTCCGTTGTCGACCTCCACGCCCTGACGCAGCCAGGCGACCCCGCCGAGCGTCGCGAGAAGACCCGTCGCACCGCGGCGCAGTACATCGCCGCGGGCATCGAGCCCTCCCGTTCGACGCTGTACGTGCAGTCGCACGTGCCCGCGCACGCCGAGCTGCAGTGGGTGCTGTCGACGATGACCGGCTTCGGCGAGGCCGGGCGCATGACCCAGTTCAAAGACAAGTCGGCCCGGTACGGCGCGGATGCCACCAACGTCGGTCTCTTCACCTACCCGGTGCTCATGGCGGCCGACATCCTGCTCTACCAGACCGACGTCGTGCCCGTCGGCGACGACCAGAAGCAGCACATCGAGCTCACGCGCGACCTCGCCGAGCGCTTCAACCAGCGCTTCGGTGAGACGTTCACCGTGCCGAAGCCGGTGATCCAACGCGAGACGGCCCGCATCTACGACCTGCAGAACCCCACGTCGAAGATGTCGAAATCCGCCGAGTCCGACGCCGGCGTACTGTGGCTGCTCGACGAGCCGAAGGTCAGCGCGAAGAAGATCATGCGCGCGGTCACCGACTCCGAGGGCGCGGTGCGTTTCGACCGCGACGAGAAGCCCGGCGTCTCGAACCTCTTGGTGATCTACTCGGCCTTGACCGGTCGCGAGATCGGCTCGATCGAAGACGAGTACGCCGGTCGCGGATACGGCGACTTCAAGAAGGGCCTCGCCGAGGTCGTCGTGAACGAGTTCGAGCCGGTGCGCGAGCGCGCGCTCGAGCTGCTGGCCGACCCCGCCGAACTCGACCGCGTGCTGGCGGTCAACGCCGACAAGGCGGCATCCGTCGCCGAGAAGACCCTCGCCGACGTGTACGACCGCATCGGCCTGCTGCGCCGCGGCTGA
- a CDS encoding succinate dehydrogenase hydrophobic membrane anchor subunit: MSVAQEAATIPAPRTPSVRKKGSNLEKWGWIYMRASGVLLIVLIFGHLFVNLMTGDGIHQIDFAFVAGKLASPFWQWWDVLMLWLALIHGANGMRTIVNDYVTNAKIRTILVGSLWVSAGFLILLGTLVVFTFDPCLGVTESSSLWDVCQAA, translated from the coding sequence ATGTCCGTCGCCCAAGAAGCCGCAACCATCCCCGCCCCCCGCACGCCCAGCGTGCGCAAGAAGGGCTCCAATCTCGAGAAGTGGGGCTGGATCTACATGCGCGCCTCCGGCGTGCTGCTGATCGTCCTCATCTTCGGGCACCTGTTCGTCAACCTGATGACGGGCGACGGCATCCACCAGATCGACTTCGCGTTCGTCGCGGGCAAGCTCGCTTCGCCCTTCTGGCAGTGGTGGGACGTGCTGATGCTGTGGCTCGCCCTCATCCACGGCGCCAACGGCATGCGCACGATCGTGAACGACTACGTCACGAACGCGAAGATCCGCACGATCCTCGTCGGCTCGCTGTGGGTCTCGGCCGGATTCCTGATCCTCCTCGGCACCCTCGTCGTCTTCACGTTCGACCCCTGCCTCGGTGTCACCGAGAGCAGCTCCCTGTGGGACGTGTGCCAGGCGGCGTGA
- a CDS encoding succinate dehydrogenase iron-sulfur subunit — protein MASTALRQAQGPETSVDTSDEIEQAPADTGIQSFLVTFNIRRFDPEVDDEPRWVDYDVELYSTDRVLDALHKIKWETDGSLSFRRSCAHGICGSDAMRINGRNRLACKTLIKDLDISQPIYVEAIKGLPLEKDLIVDMEPFFASYREVQPFLIANSKPEPGKERVQSIVDREVFDDTTKCILCAACTSSCPVFWTDGQYFGPAAIVNAHRFIFDSRDDAGDVRLDILNDKEGVWRCRTTFNCTEACPRGIEVTKAIAEVKQAVLRGGR, from the coding sequence ATGGCATCCACCGCCCTTCGACAGGCTCAGGGACCCGAGACCTCAGTGGACACCTCGGACGAGATCGAGCAGGCTCCCGCCGACACCGGCATCCAGTCGTTCCTCGTCACCTTCAACATCCGCCGCTTCGACCCCGAGGTCGACGACGAGCCCCGGTGGGTCGACTACGACGTGGAGCTGTACTCCACCGACCGCGTTCTCGACGCGCTGCACAAGATCAAGTGGGAGACCGACGGCTCGCTGTCGTTCCGCCGCTCGTGCGCGCACGGCATCTGCGGATCGGATGCCATGCGCATCAACGGCCGTAACCGCCTGGCCTGCAAGACGCTGATCAAGGATCTCGACATCTCGCAGCCGATCTACGTCGAGGCGATCAAGGGCCTGCCGCTGGAGAAAGACCTCATCGTCGACATGGAGCCGTTCTTCGCCTCCTACCGCGAGGTGCAGCCGTTCCTCATCGCGAACTCCAAGCCGGAGCCGGGCAAGGAGCGCGTGCAGTCGATCGTCGACCGCGAGGTCTTCGACGACACCACCAAGTGCATCCTGTGCGCCGCGTGCACCTCGTCGTGCCCGGTGTTCTGGACCGACGGGCAGTACTTCGGCCCCGCCGCGATCGTCAACGCGCACCGCTTCATCTTCGACTCGCGCGACGACGCGGGCGATGTGCGTCTCGACATCCTCAACGACAAAGAGGGCGTGTGGCGCTGCCGGACGACCTTCAACTGCACCGAGGCGTGCCCCCGCGGCATCGAGGTCACCAAGGCCATCGCCGAGGTCAAGCAGGCCGTCCTGCGCGGCGGTCGCTGA
- a CDS encoding BMP family lipoprotein, whose product MKTTKKAVISGLAMIGATVLLAGCGAAPEGTGASGGAASGASDYLPCMVSDAGGFDDKSFNQLGKEGVDEAAAELGSQTPIEVESQAETDYASNLQNLVDQGCDTIVTVGFLLAPAALESATANADVEYVSIDDTVDSDFDGQTDAPNIKPIIFDTAQAAYLAGYLAAGTSQTGVVGTFGGLNIPTVSIFMDGFAQGVEKYNTDNGTSVRVVGWDRAAQDGSFTGGFEANDTARQTAQALIDQNVDVLLPVGGPIYQSAAVAIRDAGREIALVGVDADVFETDPTVGDLLLTSILKGIDVGTKDAIVAAGNGEFDAAPFVGTLENEGVGLAPYHDWSDRVPADLTSKIDELKTQIIDGSIAVESYLAG is encoded by the coding sequence GTGAAGACCACGAAGAAGGCCGTCATCAGCGGCCTCGCCATGATCGGCGCCACCGTGCTGCTCGCCGGTTGCGGTGCAGCGCCCGAGGGCACCGGCGCGTCGGGCGGTGCCGCATCCGGCGCCAGCGACTACCTGCCCTGCATGGTGTCGGACGCCGGTGGCTTCGACGACAAGTCGTTCAACCAGCTCGGCAAGGAGGGCGTCGACGAGGCCGCTGCGGAGCTCGGCTCGCAGACCCCGATCGAGGTCGAGTCGCAGGCCGAGACCGACTACGCCTCCAACCTCCAGAACCTCGTCGACCAGGGCTGCGACACGATCGTCACGGTCGGCTTCCTTCTCGCGCCCGCCGCACTCGAGTCGGCCACGGCCAACGCGGATGTCGAGTACGTCTCGATCGACGACACCGTCGACAGCGACTTCGACGGCCAGACCGACGCTCCCAACATCAAGCCGATCATCTTCGACACCGCTCAGGCGGCCTACCTCGCCGGCTACCTCGCCGCGGGCACCTCGCAGACCGGCGTCGTCGGCACCTTCGGCGGTCTCAACATCCCGACCGTGAGCATCTTCATGGACGGCTTCGCGCAGGGCGTCGAGAAGTACAACACCGACAACGGCACCAGCGTGCGCGTGGTCGGCTGGGACCGTGCGGCGCAGGACGGCTCGTTCACCGGCGGTTTCGAGGCCAACGACACCGCGCGTCAGACCGCGCAGGCGCTCATCGACCAGAACGTCGACGTCCTGCTGCCCGTCGGCGGCCCGATCTACCAGTCGGCCGCGGTCGCCATCCGCGACGCCGGTCGTGAGATCGCCCTCGTCGGTGTCGACGCCGACGTGTTCGAGACCGACCCCACCGTGGGCGACCTGCTGCTGACCTCGATCCTCAAGGGCATCGACGTCGGCACGAAGGACGCCATCGTCGCCGCCGGCAACGGCGAGTTCGACGCGGCTCCCTTCGTCGGCACCCTCGAGAACGAGGGCGTGGGCCTCGCGCCGTACCACGACTGGTCCGACCGGGTTCCCGCCGACCTGACGAGCAAGATCGACGAGCTCAAGACGCAGATCATCGACGGCTCGATCGCCGTCGAGTCCTACCTCGCCGGCTGA
- the sdhC gene encoding succinate dehydrogenase, cytochrome b556 subunit — MSAPARATPSVKETTSKRPRGTLYRGREGMWSWVLHRITGVAIFFFLLVHILDTALIRVSPEAYDAVIGTYKNPIMGLGEVALVGAIAYHAFNGLRIILVDFWPWATRHQRQLWWGVLGLWVVTMLGFTPRHLINVFSAVTGSH, encoded by the coding sequence GTGTCAGCACCAGCACGCGCCACACCGTCGGTGAAAGAGACGACGTCGAAGAGGCCGCGCGGCACGCTCTACCGCGGTCGCGAGGGAATGTGGTCGTGGGTCCTGCACCGCATCACCGGTGTGGCGATCTTCTTCTTCCTCCTCGTGCACATCCTGGACACGGCTCTCATCCGCGTCTCCCCCGAGGCGTACGACGCCGTCATCGGCACCTACAAGAACCCGATCATGGGTCTCGGCGAGGTGGCCCTGGTCGGCGCCATCGCTTATCACGCGTTCAACGGCCTGCGCATCATCCTCGTCGACTTCTGGCCGTGGGCCACGCGTCACCAGCGTCAGCTGTGGTGGGGCGTCCTCGGGCTCTGGGTGGTCACGATGCTCGGCTTCACCCCCCGCCACCTGATCAACGTCTTCAGCGCCGTCACCGGGAGCCACTGA